One Tolypothrix bouteillei VB521301 DNA window includes the following coding sequences:
- the rpmJ gene encoding 50S ribosomal protein L36, which translates to MKVRASVKKICEKCTVIRRRGRVMVICSNPKHKQRQG; encoded by the coding sequence ATGAAAGTAAGAGCATCCGTCAAGAAAATTTGTGAAAAATGTACCGTGATCAGACGTCGTGGTCGTGTCATGGTGATTTGTTCCAACCCCAAGCACAAGCAACGTCAAGGGTAA